One Citricoccus sp. K5 DNA window includes the following coding sequences:
- a CDS encoding Stk1 family PASTA domain-containing Ser/Thr kinase: protein MVKEYRADPMNGTVIEGRYEVRTRLARGGMSTVYLAVDRRLDREVALKVLYPHLAENPDLVERFEQEAKTAARLSHPHVVNVLDQGVDEHPDGNLAYLVMEYVPGYTLRTVLDRRNSMTPRVALAYLEAIVDGLAAAHRAGLVHRDMKPENVLVSRDGRIKVADFGLARATTNFTGTGAALVGTVAYISPELVSGSPADERSDVYAVGIMAYEMLTGRQPFTGSSPIQVAYQHINNEVPAPSGAVPGMAADLDRLVQWSTAPNARDRPADAAVLLAEIRSLRSSLPDEDLDIEAPAAGGTAAAAGGPAGTEVLGSRGNHPDAEPHVPQDADDGDVPLDDGDEAWDHGESWDDDSTDVIGSVDHVDATDVLDPGATTFLPPAVPPSGHHRTSVLPTLQPDEHGRPPAVPSDPSDSSGSSGAPVFDAPTTDRPGSTGRTVRAPGRSSSARQERRQAARRAKTPTEVLGHRSGKRMWIWAAVVIIITAILVLAGWFFGAGPGGVVTVPEVEGRSKVSAVDALQQTGVGYALASVHHDVVAEDSVIATDPRGGTEVRRFNTVLVTVSLGPELFQVPDLTGLEQDEAEATLQDAELVLGTVTHEYSDTVEQGSVLSQSPAAADELRRNHAVSVVVSEGPQPVAVPDLSGMTVEEATSELETAGLQLEISGSEHSASVEAGRIITQEPAEGDVLPGSTVTAVQSLGPRMIAVPDVTGQSQGEARRQLEEAGFEVEETEILGDFFGSREGRVRNQSPESGAEAAEGSTVRILIL from the coding sequence ATGGTGAAGGAATACCGCGCCGACCCCATGAACGGGACCGTCATCGAGGGACGGTACGAGGTCCGAACCAGGCTGGCCCGGGGCGGCATGTCCACGGTGTACCTTGCGGTGGACCGGCGCCTGGACCGCGAGGTCGCACTCAAGGTCCTCTACCCCCACCTCGCCGAGAACCCCGACCTGGTCGAGCGGTTCGAGCAGGAGGCCAAGACCGCCGCCCGTCTCTCCCATCCGCACGTGGTCAACGTGCTGGACCAGGGCGTGGACGAGCACCCGGACGGAAACCTCGCCTATCTCGTCATGGAGTATGTGCCGGGATACACGTTGCGCACGGTCCTGGATCGGCGCAACTCCATGACCCCTCGTGTGGCGTTGGCCTATCTCGAGGCCATCGTCGACGGGCTGGCGGCGGCCCACCGGGCCGGCCTGGTCCACCGGGACATGAAGCCGGAGAACGTGCTGGTGTCCCGGGACGGTCGCATCAAGGTCGCCGACTTCGGACTGGCTCGCGCCACCACCAATTTCACCGGGACGGGCGCTGCCCTGGTCGGCACCGTCGCCTACATCTCCCCGGAACTGGTCAGCGGCTCCCCCGCGGACGAACGCAGTGACGTCTACGCCGTCGGCATCATGGCGTACGAGATGCTGACGGGACGCCAGCCCTTCACCGGGTCTTCCCCCATCCAGGTGGCCTACCAGCACATCAACAACGAGGTGCCCGCCCCTTCCGGGGCGGTCCCGGGAATGGCCGCCGACCTGGACCGGCTGGTGCAGTGGTCGACGGCGCCAAACGCACGCGACCGCCCGGCGGACGCCGCCGTCCTCTTGGCCGAGATCCGCAGTCTCCGCTCGTCCCTCCCGGACGAGGACTTGGACATCGAGGCACCGGCGGCTGGCGGGACGGCAGCGGCCGCCGGCGGTCCGGCTGGCACCGAGGTGCTGGGATCTCGGGGAAACCACCCCGACGCAGAGCCCCACGTTCCCCAGGATGCCGACGACGGCGACGTGCCCTTGGACGACGGCGACGAGGCCTGGGACCACGGCGAGTCCTGGGACGATGACTCCACGGACGTCATCGGGTCCGTGGACCACGTCGATGCCACCGACGTCCTGGATCCCGGGGCGACGACGTTCCTACCACCGGCCGTGCCGCCGTCCGGCCATCACCGGACCTCGGTGCTGCCCACGCTCCAGCCAGACGAGCACGGTAGGCCACCTGCTGTGCCCTCCGACCCGTCCGACTCGTCGGGCTCGTCCGGTGCGCCCGTCTTCGACGCACCGACGACGGACCGACCCGGTAGCACGGGGCGGACAGTCAGGGCACCGGGCCGTTCCTCGTCTGCGCGCCAGGAGCGGCGCCAGGCAGCCCGCCGGGCGAAGACCCCCACGGAGGTCCTCGGTCACCGGAGCGGCAAGCGCATGTGGATCTGGGCCGCCGTCGTCATCATCATCACGGCCATCCTGGTACTGGCGGGCTGGTTCTTCGGTGCCGGCCCCGGCGGCGTGGTCACTGTCCCGGAGGTGGAGGGCCGTAGCAAAGTCTCCGCGGTGGATGCGCTCCAGCAGACAGGAGTCGGCTATGCCCTGGCCAGCGTGCACCATGACGTGGTGGCCGAGGACAGCGTGATCGCCACCGATCCCCGGGGCGGAACCGAGGTGAGGCGGTTCAACACGGTGCTGGTCACCGTGTCCTTGGGACCTGAACTGTTTCAGGTGCCCGATCTGACCGGCCTGGAGCAGGACGAGGCCGAAGCCACCCTCCAGGACGCCGAACTGGTCTTGGGCACCGTGACCCACGAATACTCTGACACCGTGGAGCAGGGCTCCGTCCTCAGCCAGTCCCCCGCCGCCGCAGACGAGCTGCGCCGCAACCACGCGGTCTCCGTCGTCGTCTCGGAGGGACCCCAGCCGGTCGCCGTCCCGGACCTCTCCGGGATGACGGTGGAGGAGGCCACGTCCGAGCTGGAGACGGCCGGCCTGCAACTGGAGATCAGCGGCAGCGAACATTCCGCCTCCGTCGAGGCGGGCCGCATCATCACCCAGGAGCCGGCCGAGGGCGACGTCCTGCCAGGGTCGACAGTCACGGCAGTCCAATCACTGGGGCCGAGGATGATTGCGGTCCCCGATGTCACCGGCCAGTCCCAGGGTGAGGCGCGCCGTCAACTCGAGGAGGCAGGCTTCGAGGTGGAGGAGACCGAGATCCTCGGTGATTTCTTCGGCAGCCGCGAGGGCCGGGTCCGGAACCAGTCACCGGAGTCCGGAGCCGAGGCGGCCGAGGGATCCACGGTGCGGATCCTCATCCTCTAG
- a CDS encoding class II 3-deoxy-7-phosphoheptulonate synthase, translating to MISDPTTDFPAFGSAQSNGAADYPGLDDWRSKPVSQQPTWEDPAEFESAMAELSSAPPLVFAGEVDVLRTQLAAAAQGEAFLLQGGDCAETFAGATANKISARVKTILQMAVVLTYGASLPVVKMGRMAGQFAKPRSSDTETRDGVTLPSFRGEIVNGFDFTPESRRHDPQRMVQAYNTSAATLNLVRAFTQGGFADLRSVHAWNQGFMKNPAYSRYEELAGEIDRAVRFMDAAGVDFSALRRTDFFTAHEALLLDYERALTRIDSRSGLPYSTSGHFLWIGERTRDLDGAHVEFLSKVRNPIGVKLGPTTKPEDALALIDKLDPEREPGRLTFITRMGAGRIRENLPALVEAVRDSGSQPLWVTDPMHGNTVTAANGYKTRRFDDVMDEVRGFFEVHRAAGTYPGGLHVEMTGDDVAECLGGSDPIDESSFADRYETLVDPRLNHQQSLEMAFLVTEALSHPGRSV from the coding sequence ATGATTTCGGATCCCACCACAGACTTCCCGGCCTTCGGCTCAGCCCAATCCAATGGGGCGGCCGACTATCCCGGGCTGGATGACTGGCGGTCGAAGCCGGTGTCCCAGCAACCCACCTGGGAGGATCCGGCCGAGTTCGAGTCCGCCATGGCGGAGCTCTCCTCCGCCCCGCCGCTGGTGTTCGCCGGTGAGGTGGATGTGCTCCGCACCCAGTTGGCCGCAGCCGCCCAGGGCGAGGCCTTCCTGCTCCAGGGTGGTGACTGTGCCGAGACCTTCGCCGGCGCCACGGCCAACAAGATCAGTGCCCGGGTCAAGACCATCCTCCAGATGGCCGTGGTACTGACGTACGGTGCCTCTCTGCCGGTGGTGAAGATGGGCCGGATGGCCGGCCAGTTCGCCAAGCCCCGGTCCTCGGACACTGAGACCCGGGACGGCGTCACGCTGCCGTCCTTCCGCGGCGAGATCGTCAACGGCTTCGACTTCACCCCGGAGTCCCGGCGTCACGATCCGCAGCGCATGGTCCAGGCCTACAACACCTCCGCGGCCACGCTGAACCTGGTCCGCGCCTTCACCCAGGGTGGATTCGCCGATCTGCGGTCCGTGCATGCCTGGAACCAGGGGTTCATGAAGAACCCCGCCTACTCCCGCTACGAGGAGCTCGCGGGCGAGATCGATCGTGCGGTGCGCTTCATGGACGCCGCGGGCGTGGACTTCAGCGCCCTGCGTCGCACGGACTTCTTCACGGCCCACGAGGCCCTGCTGCTGGACTACGAACGGGCCCTGACCCGTATCGACTCCCGCTCCGGCCTGCCGTACTCGACCTCCGGGCACTTCCTGTGGATCGGCGAGCGGACCCGTGACCTGGACGGCGCCCATGTCGAGTTCCTCTCCAAGGTCCGGAACCCGATCGGTGTGAAGCTCGGGCCCACCACGAAACCCGAGGATGCCCTGGCGCTCATCGACAAGCTCGATCCCGAACGCGAGCCGGGCCGGCTGACCTTCATCACCCGGATGGGTGCCGGCAGGATCCGGGAGAACCTGCCTGCCCTGGTGGAGGCGGTCCGGGATTCCGGATCCCAGCCGCTGTGGGTCACCGACCCGATGCACGGAAACACGGTCACCGCCGCCAACGGGTACAAGACGCGCCGGTTCGACGACGTCATGGACGAGGTACGTGGCTTCTTCGAGGTCCATCGGGCTGCCGGGACCTACCCGGGTGGTCTGCACGTGGAGATGACCGGTGACGACGTGGCGGAGTGCCTGGGTGGTTCTGACCCGATCGACGAGTCGTCTTTCGCCGACCGCTACGAGACGTTGGTGGATCCGCGGCTGAACCATCAGCAGTCCCTCGAGATGGCGTTCCTGGTCACCGAGGCGCTGTCCCACCCCGGCCGCTCGGTCTAG
- a CDS encoding 1-acyl-sn-glycerol-3-phosphate acyltransferase: MFYWFAKTFVVAPVTNLLFRPWVKGLNNVPEEGAAILASNHLSVSDSIFMPAQLDRQVHFLAKKEYFSGRGPKGWITRKFFEATNQLPMDRAGGKASLDSLRSGLEVLQDGKLLGIYPEGTRSPDGRLYRGKLGVAKLALNARVPVVPIAMIGTDKVQPIGRTIPSIRRVGMIFGQPLDFSEYYDRAGDRFVERQVTDQIVEAIRRLSGQEYVDVYASTVKSQPAPDAPDAQ, translated from the coding sequence GTGTTCTATTGGTTCGCCAAGACCTTCGTGGTGGCACCCGTGACGAACCTCCTGTTCCGCCCCTGGGTCAAGGGGCTCAACAATGTGCCCGAGGAGGGGGCAGCCATCCTGGCCAGCAACCATCTCTCGGTGTCCGACTCCATCTTCATGCCGGCCCAACTGGACCGGCAGGTGCATTTCCTGGCCAAGAAGGAGTACTTCTCGGGCAGGGGACCCAAGGGGTGGATCACCCGGAAGTTCTTCGAGGCCACCAACCAGCTGCCCATGGACAGGGCCGGCGGCAAGGCCTCGCTCGACTCGCTCCGGTCCGGCCTCGAGGTGTTGCAGGACGGCAAGCTCCTGGGAATCTATCCGGAGGGCACCCGCAGTCCGGACGGACGGCTGTACCGGGGCAAGCTGGGTGTGGCCAAGCTCGCCCTGAACGCCCGGGTTCCCGTGGTGCCGATTGCGATGATCGGCACGGACAAGGTTCAGCCCATCGGCCGCACCATCCCCAGCATCCGCCGCGTGGGCATGATCTTCGGCCAGCCCCTGGACTTCTCGGAGTACTACGACCGCGCGGGTGACCGATTCGTGGAGCGGCAGGTCACCGACCAGATCGTGGAGGCCATCCGGCGGCTCTCCGGCCAGGAATACGTGGACGTCTACGCCTCCACCGTGAAGAGCCAGCCTGCCCCCGACGCACCGGACGCGCAGTAG
- a CDS encoding carboxylesterase has product MDPLQRPMTLGSAPDGVLARGHGSTAVALFHGFTSGPFSVAPWAKALAQAGADVEVPLLPGHGTRWEDLERVTAADWRATARRTVDDLLATHEHVFVAGLSMGGALALDAAAHRPVAGAVVVNPALRFASAAAPLAGLLRLAVRTVAPIANDTVRPDADERAYPRTPLAGVRQIGALQAAARRALPDIDSPVLAFRSTTDHVVPHSSMTALGRGLTPGLLSVRPLYNSYHVATLDWDAGLIHDESITFMAATVDSRHREGLS; this is encoded by the coding sequence ATGGATCCCCTGCAGAGGCCGATGACGCTGGGCAGCGCCCCGGACGGCGTTCTGGCCCGCGGTCACGGCTCCACCGCTGTTGCGCTGTTCCACGGCTTCACCTCGGGCCCGTTCTCGGTGGCCCCGTGGGCCAAGGCCCTCGCGCAGGCCGGGGCCGACGTCGAGGTGCCCTTGCTGCCCGGCCATGGCACCCGGTGGGAGGACCTGGAACGCGTCACCGCCGCAGACTGGCGTGCCACCGCCCGCCGGACTGTCGATGACCTGCTCGCCACCCACGAGCACGTGTTCGTGGCAGGCCTGTCCATGGGTGGCGCCCTCGCCCTCGACGCCGCAGCCCACCGGCCGGTCGCGGGGGCCGTGGTCGTGAATCCGGCCCTGCGGTTCGCCTCCGCGGCCGCGCCCCTGGCCGGGCTGCTCCGTCTCGCCGTTCGCACCGTCGCGCCCATTGCCAATGACACGGTGCGCCCCGATGCAGACGAACGAGCCTATCCCCGCACCCCGCTGGCCGGCGTGCGCCAGATCGGCGCGCTGCAGGCGGCGGCCCGTCGCGCCCTGCCGGACATCGACTCACCGGTGCTGGCCTTCCGCTCCACCACCGACCACGTGGTGCCGCATTCCTCGATGACCGCCCTGGGGCGCGGACTCACACCGGGACTGCTGAGCGTCCGGCCGCTGTACAACAGCTATCACGTGGCCACCCTGGACTGGGACGCCGGCCTCATCCACGACGAGTCGATCACCTTCATGGCCGCAACGGTGGACTCCCGTCACCGGGAAGGACTGTCATGA
- a CDS encoding ROK family protein produces the protein MGDVARAGSVPVAAAIGLDVGGGAVKAGTVVLTVDGTLTGTDVTGTVLPGGQGSAIEAAEFRIEHQVESDGDALSDLCAAIARDQYGRLRSRWPGLPVVWGLSAAAWIDPHSGHSVFSPHLGGWRDRALPQDLSRALSDLTGLPLAPGGPSGHVPGTVPVPSVINDADAAAWAEARLVPSAAGPDRMVLVAIGTGIGGALVRDGAVDIGQHGMAGEFGHMTMDPAGPPCPCGNSGCWELLVSADALAARAGRTSARATIDDALDGDAVCRDAVAVTGRWLGRGLATLAAVLDPGRFVIGGGVAAAGELLLGPAREELARHLPGGRRRPLPSVSVAHLGNRSGWVGAAGVALERAGWPVRSLSSGPATSPAR, from the coding sequence GTGGGTGACGTGGCTCGGGCTGGCAGTGTTCCGGTCGCCGCTGCCATCGGCCTGGACGTGGGCGGGGGCGCCGTGAAGGCTGGAACGGTGGTGCTGACCGTTGACGGGACCCTGACCGGGACGGACGTGACCGGGACGGTCCTGCCGGGTGGCCAGGGCTCCGCGATCGAGGCCGCCGAATTCCGGATCGAACACCAGGTCGAATCTGACGGAGACGCCTTGTCCGACCTGTGTGCCGCCATAGCCCGGGACCAGTACGGCCGACTCCGCTCCCGCTGGCCCGGCCTCCCCGTCGTTTGGGGCTTGTCCGCCGCGGCCTGGATAGATCCGCACAGCGGTCATTCGGTGTTCAGCCCGCACCTGGGCGGATGGCGTGACCGCGCCCTGCCGCAGGACCTCTCCCGGGCGCTGTCCGACCTCACCGGGCTCCCCCTGGCACCCGGAGGGCCGAGCGGTCACGTACCGGGGACGGTCCCGGTGCCTTCGGTGATCAATGACGCCGACGCGGCGGCCTGGGCCGAGGCCCGCTTGGTGCCGTCTGCCGCGGGCCCGGACCGCATGGTCCTGGTGGCGATCGGCACCGGGATCGGTGGTGCGCTGGTCCGGGATGGCGCCGTGGACATCGGCCAGCACGGCATGGCCGGTGAGTTCGGGCATATGACCATGGACCCGGCCGGCCCGCCGTGCCCCTGTGGAAATTCCGGGTGCTGGGAGCTGTTGGTCTCCGCGGACGCCCTGGCGGCCCGTGCGGGGCGGACCTCGGCGCGGGCCACCATCGACGACGCCCTGGACGGAGACGCGGTCTGCCGCGACGCCGTGGCCGTCACCGGCCGTTGGCTCGGCCGCGGTCTGGCCACGCTGGCAGCCGTCCTGGATCCGGGGCGGTTCGTCATCGGCGGCGGTGTGGCCGCCGCAGGGGAGTTGCTGCTCGGGCCGGCGCGAGAGGAGCTGGCCCGGCACCTTCCCGGAGGACGACGCCGTCCTCTGCCATCGGTCTCGGTCGCGCACCTGGGCAATCGGTCCGGATGGGTGGGGGCAGCGGGCGTTGCGCTGGAACGCGCGGGCTGGCCCGTGCGGTCGCTGTCATCCGGTCCAGCCACCTCGCCGGCACGGTAG
- a CDS encoding long-chain fatty acid--CoA ligase, translated as MKEYITPPTVQVPQETNITDLLEQQVLADPHRPLFARQAAPGQWTDVSSSAFHEDVRTLARGLAAAGLEAGDRIGIMSPTRYEWTLVDFAIWYAGAVTVPIYETSSPSQVAWIVSDANVRAVICETARHRTVVETAIRQEQLDPLVDSWLIEADGLDELRSLAARGPDEDVMESRRTAADLPDLATIIYTSGTTGKPKGCELTHGNFAELSLQALGTDLAGIVNPRSSTVMFIPLAHVFARFISVLALAAGAKVGHTSDIKQLVPDLQSFKPTFLLAVPRVFEKVYNSAQLKAETGGKGKIFAAGAQTAIDYSKALSDGKVPLVLRAKHALFGKLLYGKIRDAMGGQVAHAVSGGGPLGARLGHFFRGIGVNIMEGYGLTETTAPVTVNVPSAVRIGTVGKPLPGNGVRIADDGEILAQGVCLMRAYHNRPDVTEKEIVDGWFHTGDIGSLDDDGYLTITGRKKEIIVTASGKNVVPAVLEDQVRADALVSQCVVVGDNRPFVAALVTLDAEILPGWLQQHGIAADTPVEELATHPVVVEHVQSVVDKSNQSVSQAESIRAFRIAPVDFSIESGQLTPSLKIKRNVVLKDFDGLVEEIYSAPKPA; from the coding sequence TTGAAGGAATACATTACCCCTCCCACGGTCCAGGTCCCCCAGGAGACGAACATCACCGATCTCCTCGAACAACAGGTCCTGGCTGATCCCCATCGTCCGCTGTTCGCCCGTCAGGCCGCACCGGGCCAGTGGACCGATGTCAGTTCCTCCGCCTTCCATGAGGATGTCCGCACCTTAGCCCGTGGTCTGGCCGCCGCCGGGCTCGAGGCCGGGGACCGGATCGGGATCATGTCCCCCACGCGCTACGAGTGGACCCTCGTGGACTTCGCCATCTGGTACGCCGGGGCGGTGACGGTCCCCATCTACGAGACCTCCTCCCCCAGCCAGGTGGCCTGGATCGTCTCGGATGCCAACGTGCGTGCCGTCATCTGCGAGACGGCCCGCCACCGCACGGTGGTGGAGACGGCCATCCGTCAGGAACAGCTCGATCCCCTGGTGGACAGCTGGCTGATCGAGGCTGACGGACTGGACGAATTGCGCTCCCTGGCGGCCCGGGGACCGGACGAGGACGTCATGGAGTCTCGCCGCACCGCCGCCGACCTCCCCGATCTGGCCACCATCATCTACACCTCGGGCACCACCGGGAAGCCCAAGGGCTGTGAACTCACCCACGGCAACTTCGCCGAGCTCAGCCTGCAGGCGCTCGGGACGGACCTGGCCGGGATCGTCAATCCCCGCTCCAGCACCGTCATGTTCATCCCCCTGGCGCACGTCTTCGCCCGGTTCATCTCCGTGCTGGCGCTGGCCGCTGGCGCCAAGGTGGGGCACACCTCGGACATCAAACAGCTGGTGCCGGACCTGCAGTCCTTCAAGCCGACCTTCCTGTTGGCCGTCCCCCGCGTCTTCGAGAAGGTGTACAACTCGGCCCAGCTGAAGGCGGAGACGGGCGGCAAGGGAAAGATCTTCGCTGCCGGGGCACAGACCGCCATCGACTATTCGAAGGCCCTGTCCGACGGCAAGGTCCCCCTCGTGCTCCGCGCGAAGCACGCGCTCTTCGGCAAACTGCTGTACGGCAAGATCCGTGATGCCATGGGCGGGCAGGTCGCGCATGCCGTGTCCGGTGGCGGCCCCCTCGGCGCTCGTCTGGGCCACTTCTTTCGCGGCATCGGCGTCAACATCATGGAGGGTTACGGCCTGACCGAGACCACCGCGCCGGTCACCGTGAACGTGCCCAGCGCGGTGAGGATCGGCACGGTGGGCAAGCCCCTGCCGGGCAACGGTGTCCGCATCGCCGACGACGGCGAGATCCTCGCCCAGGGCGTCTGCCTGATGCGCGCTTACCACAACCGGCCGGATGTCACCGAGAAGGAGATTGTGGACGGCTGGTTCCACACCGGGGACATCGGTTCACTGGACGATGACGGCTACCTGACGATCACCGGCCGCAAGAAGGAGATCATCGTCACGGCCTCCGGCAAGAACGTGGTGCCGGCCGTCCTGGAGGACCAAGTCCGTGCGGACGCCCTCGTCTCGCAGTGCGTGGTGGTCGGCGACAACCGCCCGTTCGTGGCGGCGCTGGTGACCCTGGACGCGGAGATCCTGCCGGGTTGGCTCCAACAGCACGGGATCGCGGCAGACACTCCGGTGGAGGAACTGGCCACGCATCCGGTGGTGGTGGAGCATGTGCAGTCCGTGGTGGACAAGTCCAACCAGTCGGTGTCCCAGGCGGAGTCCATCCGAGCCTTCCGCATCGCCCCGGTGGACTTCTCCATCGAGTCCGGCCAGCTGACCCCATCACTGAAGATCAAGCGCAACGTGGTGCTGAAGGATTTCGACGGCCTGGTCGAGGAGATCTACTCGGCGCCCAAACCCGCGTAG
- a CDS encoding mycothione reductase, whose product MGTDTISSFDLIIIGSGSGNSLVTPYWDDRRVAIIDAGDFGGTCLNVGCIPTKMFAYPASLAAVPAESGRLGVDLELGSTDWAGIRDRIFSRIDAISAGGFRYRDQELEHTTVITEESRFTGTHQLTTASGRVLESETIVVAAGSRPVRPDVPGIDLPQVHTSDSIMRLSKLPETLVVLGGGFIAAEFAAIFSGLGSSVVQVNRSSQLLRTHDETISERFTELASRQWRLETGWTLSRIEEAESGWVAVHLVGPEGATMVIDAEAVLVAQGRTPNTDRLDPASAGLDVHGDGRLVVDEYQRLLSGGAPVPGLWALGDISSEHQLKHVANHDQRIVSHNLEHPDDLRANTLGPVPSAVFTRPQIGSAGLTEAQAVAEYGRERISVKVQEYGDVAYGWAMEDTTGLCKLIADRQSGQLIGAHLIGHEAPNLIQLLVQAMSFGVDAHTLARGQYWIHPALSEVVENALLGLEVPDSGIV is encoded by the coding sequence ATGGGCACCGACACCATCTCATCGTTTGACCTGATCATCATCGGCTCCGGCTCCGGCAACTCGCTGGTCACCCCCTACTGGGACGACCGGCGGGTGGCGATCATCGATGCCGGGGACTTCGGTGGCACCTGCCTCAACGTCGGCTGCATCCCCACGAAGATGTTCGCGTACCCGGCCTCCTTGGCGGCCGTCCCAGCAGAGTCAGGACGGCTGGGCGTGGACCTGGAGCTCGGCTCGACGGACTGGGCCGGAATCCGGGACCGCATCTTCTCCCGGATCGACGCGATCTCTGCGGGAGGCTTCCGGTACCGCGACCAGGAACTCGAACACACCACCGTCATCACCGAGGAGAGCCGGTTCACCGGCACCCACCAGCTGACGACGGCGAGTGGGCGGGTCCTGGAATCGGAGACCATCGTGGTGGCCGCGGGATCACGGCCGGTGCGGCCGGACGTCCCGGGCATCGACCTGCCACAGGTGCACACCTCGGATTCGATCATGCGGCTGTCGAAACTGCCCGAGACGCTGGTGGTGCTCGGCGGAGGGTTCATCGCCGCCGAGTTCGCGGCGATCTTCTCCGGCCTCGGCTCCTCGGTGGTCCAGGTCAACAGGTCCTCGCAGTTGCTGCGCACCCATGACGAGACGATCTCGGAGCGGTTCACCGAGCTGGCCTCCCGGCAATGGCGGCTCGAGACCGGATGGACCCTGTCCCGGATCGAGGAGGCGGAGTCCGGGTGGGTGGCGGTTCATCTCGTGGGGCCGGAGGGCGCCACGATGGTGATCGACGCCGAGGCGGTCCTCGTGGCCCAGGGGCGGACGCCGAACACCGACCGGCTGGACCCGGCCTCCGCCGGCCTTGACGTGCACGGCGACGGCCGGCTGGTGGTGGACGAGTACCAACGGCTGCTCTCTGGCGGAGCGCCGGTTCCGGGGCTGTGGGCGCTGGGGGACATCTCCAGTGAGCACCAGCTCAAGCACGTGGCCAACCACGATCAGCGGATCGTCTCCCACAACCTGGAACATCCGGACGACCTGCGGGCCAATACGCTCGGCCCTGTTCCCTCCGCCGTGTTCACGAGGCCGCAGATCGGATCAGCCGGGCTGACCGAGGCCCAGGCGGTGGCCGAATACGGACGTGAGCGCATCAGCGTCAAGGTGCAGGAGTATGGAGACGTCGCCTATGGCTGGGCCATGGAGGACACCACCGGCCTGTGCAAGCTCATCGCCGACCGCCAGAGCGGGCAGCTGATCGGGGCACACCTCATCGGCCATGAGGCCCCGAACCTCATCCAGCTGCTCGTGCAGGCCATGAGTTTCGGCGTGGATGCCCATACCCTGGCCCGCGGCCAGTACTGGATCCACCCGGCCCTGAGTGAGGTCGTGGAGAACGCGTTACTGGGCCTGGAGGTTCCGGACAGCGGAATCGTGTAG